One window of Ralstonia pickettii DTP0602 genomic DNA carries:
- a CDS encoding LysR family transcriptional regulator, which yields MQLSRIDLNLFVVFDAIYSEGSITAAARQLNLTQPAVSHALGRLRTLFDDPLFERRGQGMAPTPLARSLAAEVRTALQSFARTLQDTPHFDPTNTVRRFTIGMRDALESTLLPPLMARVTAVAPHVEIAAIRFDRREMESELLAGTIDAAIDILLPVSPAIHHAPFMDDPMVVLARRDHPLVKKELTLERYLAAEHVHVSSRRRGAGLEDQALHRMGLTRRVRLRCQHYAAACRVVSCTDLLATLPLRYARIANEPYANRLLSLPFKVPTLELHLYWHAGGENDGANRWLREQLMAVMASLGGTADVTSAA from the coding sequence ATGCAGCTCTCCCGCATCGACCTCAATCTCTTCGTGGTGTTCGACGCCATCTACAGCGAAGGCAGCATCACCGCGGCCGCGCGCCAGCTCAACCTGACGCAGCCGGCGGTCAGCCATGCGCTGGGCCGGCTGCGCACGCTGTTCGACGACCCGCTGTTCGAGCGGCGCGGCCAGGGCATGGCGCCCACGCCGCTGGCGCGCTCGCTGGCGGCCGAGGTGCGCACCGCGCTGCAGTCGTTTGCGCGGACGCTGCAGGACACGCCGCACTTCGACCCCACCAATACCGTGCGGCGCTTCACCATCGGCATGCGGGACGCGCTGGAATCCACGCTGTTGCCGCCGCTTATGGCGCGCGTGACCGCGGTGGCGCCGCATGTGGAGATTGCCGCGATCCGTTTTGACCGGCGCGAGATGGAATCCGAGCTGCTGGCCGGCACCATTGATGCCGCCATCGACATCCTGCTGCCGGTGTCGCCCGCCATCCACCATGCGCCGTTCATGGACGACCCGATGGTGGTACTGGCGCGGCGCGACCATCCGCTGGTCAAGAAGGAGCTGACGCTCGAGCGCTACCTGGCGGCCGAGCATGTGCATGTGTCGTCGCGCCGCCGCGGCGCCGGGCTGGAAGATCAGGCGCTGCACCGCATGGGCCTGACACGGCGCGTGCGCCTGCGCTGCCAGCATTACGCCGCCGCCTGCCGGGTGGTCAGCTGCACCGACCTCCTGGCCACGCTGCCGCTGCGCTATGCGCGTATCGCCAACGAGCCTTATGCCAACCGGCTGCTCTCGCTGCCCTTCAAGGTGCCGACGCTCGAACTGCACCTGTACTGGCATGCGGGCGGCGAGAACGACGGCGCCAATCGCTGGCTGCGGGAGCAGCTGATGGCGGTGATGGCGTCACTCGGCGGCACGGCGGATGTGACGAGCGCTGCCTGA